A genomic segment from Glycine soja cultivar W05 chromosome 18, ASM419377v2, whole genome shotgun sequence encodes:
- the LOC114394773 gene encoding uncharacterized protein LOC114394773: MQGPSLFDFWDRLTAVLKVTVLCHARAFFVRFFFTLVLILLWTGKRCDLCLIPTRFHAKKANGGAKGDNALPCKGLLCSIFFFALVLILLWTGKSCGLCLIPTRFHGKKANGGSEGDGALPCKGLLCSIFFSPWF, encoded by the exons ATGCAAGGGCCTTCTTTGTTCGATTTTTGGGACAGGCTAACGGCGGTTCTGAAGGTGACGGTGCTTTGTCATGCAAGGGCCTTCTTTGTtcgattttttttcactttggtTTTAATATTGCTTTGGACGGGAAAAAGGTGTGACCTTTGTCTGATTCCGACGAGGTTCCACGCAAAAAAG GCTAACGGCGGTGCTAAAGGTGACAACGCTTTGCCATGCAAGGGCCTTCTttgttcgatttttttttttgctttggtTTTAATATTGCTTTGGACGGGAAAAAGTTGTGGCCTTTGTCTGATTCCGACAAGGTTCCACGGAAAAAAG GCTAACGGCGGTTCTGAAGGTGACGGTGCTTTGCCATGCAAGGGCCTTCTTTGttcgatttttttttcaccTTGGTTTTAA